The Haloprofundus salinisoli genome includes a region encoding these proteins:
- a CDS encoding MFS transporter, with translation MRWHYRHSVLVLCMFAFLVTYFARLAISPVIPLITAEFTVTNTAIGMALTGMWLTYGLAQFPSGVLADRFGERRVILVAVGGTALMGLLLALAPAFPLFVASTVALGAVAGLHYSVATTLLSRTFEDVGRAVGIHSLGGPLAGLTAPIAAAWVGSRYGWRPAVALAAVVGVPVFALFAWRVRPTPPRRPDQRMRERFELGSLMALVSRPPIVFTLFIAALGTFVAQGLLSFLPTFLIETRGVTATLAGVVFSAFFVVRGGGQIVLGELSDRLGRDFALGVSMFAGGVGLLLLVVSSSRVVAGVAVLLAGIGSSFFAALDPRFIDNLSEAERGAGFGLVRTVYTMLGSSGSVGVGLLADTYGWEMAFTVLAGLFLITAIAITVNTVFKLGY, from the coding sequence ATGCGCTGGCACTACCGACATTCGGTGCTCGTTCTCTGTATGTTTGCGTTCCTCGTGACGTACTTCGCGCGACTGGCAATCAGTCCGGTGATCCCGCTCATCACCGCGGAGTTCACCGTCACGAATACGGCCATCGGAATGGCGCTGACGGGGATGTGGCTCACCTACGGTCTCGCGCAGTTCCCGAGCGGTGTCCTCGCCGACCGGTTCGGCGAGCGTCGGGTGATACTCGTCGCCGTGGGCGGAACCGCGCTGATGGGTCTGCTGCTCGCACTCGCTCCGGCGTTCCCGCTGTTCGTCGCCTCCACCGTGGCTCTCGGAGCGGTTGCGGGACTCCACTACAGCGTCGCAACGACGCTCCTGTCCCGAACATTCGAGGACGTCGGCCGCGCGGTCGGAATCCACTCTCTCGGCGGCCCGCTGGCGGGACTGACCGCACCCATCGCGGCCGCGTGGGTCGGGTCACGGTACGGCTGGCGTCCCGCGGTCGCGCTCGCGGCGGTCGTCGGCGTTCCGGTGTTCGCGTTGTTCGCCTGGCGTGTCCGCCCGACGCCGCCGCGGCGCCCCGACCAGCGCATGCGCGAGCGTTTCGAACTCGGCTCGCTGATGGCGCTCGTGTCGCGACCGCCCATCGTGTTCACGCTGTTCATCGCTGCGCTCGGGACGTTCGTGGCCCAGGGGTTGCTGTCGTTCCTTCCGACGTTTCTCATCGAGACAAGAGGGGTGACGGCGACACTCGCCGGGGTCGTGTTCTCTGCGTTTTTCGTCGTTCGCGGCGGCGGTCAGATAGTGCTCGGTGAGCTCTCGGACCGCCTCGGTCGCGATTTCGCGCTCGGCGTATCGATGTTCGCTGGCGGTGTAGGCCTCCTTCTCCTCGTTGTCAGCTCTAGTCGCGTCGTAGCCGGCGTCGCGGTTTTGTTGGCCGGAATCGGGTCGAGTTTCTTCGCGGCGCTCGATCCCCGCTTCATCGACAACCTCTCCGAGGCGGAGCGCGGTGCTGGCTTCGGACTTGTCCGCACGGTGTACACCATGCTCGGATCGAGTGGTTCGGTCGGGGTCGGACTCCTCGCGGACACCTACGGCTGGGAGATGGCGTTCACGGTGCTCGCCGGGCTGTTTCTGATAACGGCGATTGCGATCACCGTCAACACGGTGTTCAAACTGGGTTATTGA
- a CDS encoding TRAP transporter permease has product MAKYGLLIVLGVLIAGYHLGYVRTFFVEQNQHRLIHIGTMTLGAAIVAYEVDPQTTRQRIGNYIGLLEGLVAIGVTYYLVTSYERMVYEQLGIYTPTDMLAGVLMLIVVFDVTRRVYGPILSIVGLVGLAYAYWGPYFPGILNHNGISLNRLIQGLTIDYGSGLYGVITGVSATYIIIFMILAGLLEAYGALDYFIQLGTMVGRRIKSGLAQMTVVASLGMGSINGSAAANAATTGAFTIPLLKRHGLNKNTASAFESVASSGGQIMPPIMGAAAFVMAQITGNSYLDIIVIGALPALLFYFSVAVGVHLTTMKEGIEEIDMDKMEVDAVGLQREDAIENLFGRLTESVSFDNITVRNLVVEGLALWIPVAVLLFTMIALRWDPLYAGFWAVASSIPAAFVQSVGLRESYGLKDFGVDTLDGFGRGLENAAPIGVAIGVMNVFVGVLNITGFTQVFANSLLTLSGGVTAFLLVLTMVAALLFGLGMPTVAAYITAVLLIAPALAEAGIPLLAAHFFVFYFAILSAITPPVAIACLVTSRISGGSFWETARRSLILAAPLFILPYVFVLNDSLLFWAFPTTASVFLFVLIGFIAIAVALVNYLDGPVPLPIRAVLLVLSMLLLFAPLLPAAGVIRVVAAVLVVSILVWQGNLLPDSVAARLPGTAR; this is encoded by the coding sequence ATGGCGAAGTACGGTCTCCTCATCGTTCTGGGGGTGCTCATCGCCGGTTACCATCTCGGCTACGTCAGAACGTTCTTCGTCGAACAGAACCAGCACCGACTCATCCACATCGGGACGATGACGCTCGGGGCGGCCATCGTCGCGTACGAGGTCGACCCGCAGACGACCCGACAGCGGATCGGCAACTACATCGGACTGCTCGAGGGACTCGTCGCCATCGGCGTCACCTACTATCTCGTCACCAGCTACGAGCGAATGGTGTACGAACAGCTCGGAATCTACACCCCGACGGACATGCTCGCCGGGGTCCTCATGCTGATCGTCGTCTTCGACGTGACCAGACGCGTTTACGGTCCGATCCTCTCTATCGTGGGTCTGGTCGGTCTCGCGTACGCCTACTGGGGCCCCTACTTCCCGGGCATCCTCAACCACAACGGAATCAGTCTCAACAGGCTCATCCAAGGGCTGACTATCGACTACGGCAGCGGCCTCTACGGCGTCATCACCGGCGTTTCGGCGACGTACATCATCATATTCATGATCCTCGCCGGGTTACTGGAGGCGTACGGGGCCCTCGACTACTTCATCCAACTCGGGACGATGGTCGGCCGGCGGATCAAATCCGGTCTCGCACAGATGACCGTCGTCGCGAGTCTCGGGATGGGCTCGATCAACGGGAGCGCGGCCGCAAACGCCGCGACGACTGGCGCGTTCACCATCCCGCTGCTGAAGCGGCACGGACTCAACAAGAACACCGCGTCCGCCTTCGAGTCCGTCGCGTCCAGCGGCGGCCAGATTATGCCGCCGATCATGGGAGCAGCGGCGTTCGTGATGGCACAGATCACCGGTAACAGCTATCTCGACATCATCGTTATCGGCGCGCTGCCTGCGCTTCTGTTCTACTTCTCCGTCGCGGTTGGGGTCCACCTCACCACGATGAAGGAGGGAATCGAGGAGATCGACATGGACAAAATGGAGGTCGACGCGGTCGGCCTCCAGCGCGAAGACGCGATCGAAAATCTGTTCGGGCGATTGACTGAGTCCGTCTCGTTCGACAATATCACGGTCCGCAACCTCGTCGTCGAGGGGCTCGCGCTGTGGATCCCCGTCGCCGTCCTGCTGTTCACGATGATCGCCCTCAGGTGGGACCCGCTGTACGCTGGCTTCTGGGCGGTTGCCTCGTCCATTCCAGCGGCGTTCGTACAGAGCGTCGGACTGCGAGAGAGCTACGGCCTGAAGGACTTCGGCGTCGACACGCTCGACGGCTTCGGCCGCGGACTCGAGAACGCGGCGCCCATCGGCGTCGCCATCGGCGTGATGAACGTCTTCGTCGGTGTGCTGAACATCACGGGGTTCACGCAGGTGTTCGCCAACAGTCTGCTGACCCTCTCGGGCGGGGTAACGGCGTTCCTGCTCGTGTTGACGATGGTCGCCGCGCTGCTGTTCGGGCTCGGGATGCCCACCGTTGCCGCGTACATCACCGCGGTGCTGCTGATCGCGCCCGCGCTTGCGGAAGCGGGGATTCCGCTGCTCGCGGCGCACTTCTTCGTCTTCTACTTCGCGATTCTCTCGGCGATAACGCCGCCGGTCGCCATCGCGTGTCTGGTCACCTCCAGGATCAGTGGTGGGTCCTTCTGGGAGACGGCCCGACGCTCGCTGATACTGGCAGCGCCGCTTTTCATCCTCCCGTACGTGTTCGTCCTCAACGACAGCCTCCTGTTCTGGGCGTTCCCGACAACAGCCAGCGTCTTCCTATTCGTCCTCATCGGGTTCATCGCAATCGCGGTCGCGCTCGTCAACTACCTCGACGGTCCCGTCCCGCTACCGATCCGCGCGGTGCTACTGGTTCTGTCGATGCTACTGCTGTTCGCGCCGCTACTGCCGGCTGCTGGCGTGATTCGGGTCGTTGCCGCGGTGCTCGTGGTCAGCATCCTCGTTTGGCAGGGGAACCTTCTGCCTGACTCGGTCGCAGCACGACTGCCGGGCACAGCACGATAA
- a CDS encoding TAXI family TRAP transporter solute-binding subunit, with amino-acid sequence MKDWKSTIKGGTNRRKFLKATGALGVVGLAGCSDSGNGGNGGNGGNGGNGGSGGGGDGGSGGNGSNGGNGSDTVSWTIGTSGPDSATHASGVAMAQVISNNSDMIDMSAQTTGGTAANLPLIANGELDIAQSTSWGVVQANAGNPPYNEKLGKTMTQVIPFMSIEYFLIKRDVDKLADIKTVSDIPQDGSINMAFGDRAGTNYFAGIDAFEMSGIENPEEKYNISSMDWGSQGSAIRDGRLDICMGYTVSQVTTVGWEQEVDATTEIDVVEWEFDQSDVANSGLPYIYLEAPADVWEQEMSVSTIPSLGVGYETVFPSEIDDELAYEFISVVHDNIDQVRNASAVLEGAGPELTKELTLASPDAPVHPGAEKYMREEGLWSDNMTTLEQYESNQ; translated from the coding sequence ATGAAAGACTGGAAATCCACAATCAAGGGCGGCACCAATCGGCGAAAGTTCCTGAAGGCGACCGGCGCACTCGGCGTCGTCGGTCTAGCCGGCTGTAGCGACAGCGGCAACGGCGGTAATGGCGGTAATGGCGGCAACGGAGGCAACGGTGGCAGTGGTGGCGGTGGCGATGGCGGCAGCGGCGGTAACGGGAGTAACGGCGGCAACGGTAGCGACACCGTGAGCTGGACGATCGGGACGTCAGGCCCGGACTCCGCGACGCACGCGTCCGGGGTCGCGATGGCGCAGGTCATCTCCAACAACTCGGACATGATCGACATGAGCGCCCAGACGACCGGCGGGACCGCGGCGAACCTCCCGCTTATCGCCAACGGTGAGCTGGATATCGCCCAGAGTACCTCTTGGGGAGTCGTTCAGGCGAACGCCGGCAACCCGCCGTACAACGAGAAGTTAGGGAAGACGATGACCCAGGTTATTCCGTTCATGTCCATCGAGTACTTCCTCATCAAGCGGGACGTGGACAAGCTCGCGGACATCAAGACGGTCTCGGACATCCCGCAGGACGGTTCGATCAACATGGCGTTCGGCGACCGCGCGGGGACCAACTACTTCGCGGGCATCGACGCGTTCGAGATGTCCGGCATCGAGAACCCAGAGGAGAAGTACAACATCAGCTCGATGGACTGGGGGAGCCAGGGGTCGGCGATACGCGACGGTCGCCTCGACATCTGTATGGGCTACACCGTCAGCCAGGTGACGACCGTCGGCTGGGAGCAGGAGGTCGACGCGACAACCGAGATCGACGTTGTTGAGTGGGAGTTCGACCAGTCAGACGTGGCTAACTCCGGGCTGCCGTACATCTACCTCGAAGCGCCCGCGGACGTGTGGGAGCAGGAGATGTCGGTCAGCACCATCCCGTCGCTGGGCGTCGGGTACGAGACGGTGTTCCCCTCCGAGATAGACGACGAGCTCGCCTACGAGTTCATCTCCGTCGTCCACGACAACATCGACCAGGTGCGCAACGCCAGCGCGGTGCTGGAGGGTGCCGGTCCGGAGCTCACTAAGGAGCTGACGCTCGCCTCGCCGGACGCGCCTGTCCACCCCGGCGCAGAGAAGTACATGCGTGAGGAAGGGCTCTGGAGCGACAACATGACGACGCTCGAACAGTACGAGTCCAACCAGTAG
- a CDS encoding HpcH/HpaI aldolase family protein → MKRENQLRRRLERDEPVFGASAATFSPAVVETFGAIGLDFVWLDFEHGGPSPYDSTVFEGLTRAAEAADIELFVRLPSGDPPLVRKVLDAGVRTILIPRVETAAEVREAVSAARFSIDGDPADRGIGVGRGSTWGADFDDHAAREDAETLVGVMIENETAIDNIEEILAVPELGFAFIGPADLSVSVGHPMEKEHPDVRTLVDRAESAVRKSDVALAGIHNDPQAIDNAIDDGYRVLRIGGEISAARQVLGERLASLER, encoded by the coding sequence GTGAAACGAGAGAATCAGCTTCGGCGGCGCCTAGAGCGAGACGAGCCAGTGTTCGGAGCGAGCGCGGCAACCTTCTCCCCGGCCGTGGTCGAGACGTTCGGAGCTATCGGGTTGGACTTCGTCTGGCTGGACTTCGAACACGGTGGTCCCAGTCCGTACGACAGCACCGTCTTCGAGGGCCTGACACGGGCGGCCGAGGCGGCCGATATCGAGCTGTTCGTGCGACTCCCATCGGGCGATCCGCCGCTCGTAAGAAAGGTGCTCGACGCTGGCGTCCGGACGATTCTGATTCCCCGTGTGGAGACGGCGGCGGAAGTTCGCGAGGCGGTGTCGGCGGCTCGGTTCAGCATCGATGGCGACCCAGCCGACCGCGGAATCGGCGTGGGACGGGGGTCGACCTGGGGCGCTGACTTCGACGACCACGCGGCGCGTGAGGACGCGGAGACGCTCGTCGGCGTGATGATCGAAAACGAGACCGCGATTGACAACATCGAGGAGATCCTCGCCGTCCCGGAGCTCGGCTTCGCGTTCATCGGCCCCGCCGACCTCTCGGTCTCTGTCGGCCATCCGATGGAGAAGGAACACCCGGACGTGCGGACGCTCGTCGACCGTGCGGAGTCGGCGGTGCGGAAGTCGGACGTCGCCCTCGCCGGCATCCACAACGATCCGCAAGCGATCGACAACGCGATCGATGACGGCTATCGCGTCCTGCGGATCGGCGGGGAAATAAGCGCCGCTCGACAGGTACTCGGCGAGCGCCTCGCGTCGCTGGAGCGCTAA
- a CDS encoding cupin domain-containing protein, with amino-acid sequence MVEHLAYTEVPDNSDVDGFEQHVLLYNYNMMLTHNVIAADAESPYHSHPHEQIGYVVSGEGTQIVDGEEYDLTPGTCYRLESGERHSMRADRDVPLEVIDIFHPVREDYLPE; translated from the coding sequence ATGGTTGAACATCTCGCGTACACTGAGGTTCCCGACAACTCCGACGTCGACGGATTCGAACAACACGTCCTGCTGTACAACTACAACATGATGCTGACGCACAACGTCATCGCGGCCGACGCCGAGTCGCCGTATCACAGCCACCCCCACGAGCAGATCGGCTACGTCGTCAGCGGCGAGGGAACTCAAATCGTCGACGGCGAGGAGTACGATCTGACGCCGGGGACGTGCTACCGGTTGGAGTCCGGCGAGAGGCACTCGATGCGGGCCGACCGTGACGTGCCGCTCGAAGTGATCGACATCTTCCACCCGGTCCGCGAGGACTATCTCCCCGAGTGA
- a CDS encoding thiamine pyrophosphate-dependent enzyme: MVADQFACTAAVLEETPDAVVVSNLGVASYVLAEVQDRERNFYLWGSMGSTTATGIGVALGTDEQVTVLAGDGSLTMSLGVCSTVATAAPPNLTVVCFDNGIYGTTGGQPTPSIDFAAAAEAQGLPATSVADDAAFAEAYADAVARDGPSLIECMVEPSDPEARPTFDFPHIPRRVRDSLAE, translated from the coding sequence ATGGTTGCCGACCAGTTCGCCTGTACGGCGGCTGTGCTGGAGGAGACGCCGGACGCCGTCGTCGTCTCGAACCTCGGCGTCGCCTCCTACGTCCTCGCAGAGGTTCAGGACCGCGAGCGGAACTTCTACCTCTGGGGAAGCATGGGTTCGACGACCGCGACCGGAATCGGTGTTGCGCTCGGCACGGACGAGCAGGTAACGGTGCTCGCTGGCGACGGCTCACTGACGATGTCGCTCGGCGTCTGCTCGACGGTCGCGACCGCGGCCCCTCCGAATCTGACCGTAGTCTGCTTCGACAACGGCATCTACGGGACGACCGGCGGCCAGCCCACCCCCTCGATCGACTTCGCGGCCGCCGCGGAGGCGCAGGGGCTGCCCGCGACGAGCGTTGCGGACGATGCTGCGTTCGCCGAGGCGTACGCGGACGCGGTCGCCCGTGACGGCCCGTCGCTCATCGAGTGCATGGTCGAACCGAGCGACCCCGAGGCGCGCCCGACGTTCGACTTCCCGCACATCCCACGCCGGGTGCGCGACTCGTTGGCCGAGTAA
- a CDS encoding thiamine pyrophosphate-binding protein: MSWETDVIDGLRDANIDLVTQLPDGAMDAVVEGLDEAGVRTLRVEREESAIAAASGIWVTGNRGAVICQSSGLANTLNAIGSLSVPARLPFLALVTRRGDLGEFNVAQVPAGYGLPAMMDEMGVRNTVVSEPESIRQTVRMAAETAFSTRTPYVVFFDTTVTGYGQEAQ; encoded by the coding sequence ATGAGTTGGGAGACCGATGTCATCGACGGGCTGAGAGACGCGAACATAGACCTCGTAACGCAGCTGCCTGACGGCGCGATGGACGCTGTCGTGGAGGGACTCGACGAAGCGGGCGTGCGCACGCTCCGCGTCGAGCGCGAGGAGAGCGCCATCGCGGCCGCCTCGGGCATCTGGGTGACGGGTAACCGCGGTGCGGTCATCTGCCAGTCGAGCGGGCTCGCGAACACGCTCAACGCCATCGGGTCGCTGTCGGTTCCGGCGCGTCTCCCCTTCCTCGCGCTCGTCACGCGGCGAGGCGATCTCGGGGAGTTCAACGTCGCGCAGGTGCCCGCTGGCTACGGGCTCCCGGCGATGATGGACGAGATGGGGGTGCGAAACACGGTCGTCTCCGAGCCGGAGTCAATTCGGCAGACCGTCCGGATGGCCGCCGAGACCGCGTTCTCGACGCGGACGCCGTACGTCGTGTTCTTCGACACGACCGTCACCGGCTACGGCCAGGAGGCTCAGTGA
- a CDS encoding iron-containing alcohol dehydrogenase family protein, which yields MFQTADSFEFEYRGGDVVYGRGRVAELGDRLRSRGFERALLVCGSNVGANDALMEPVRRGLGDALADVFDKTTSAKSVETAYDAVEAMREADADVIVGLGGGSSLNVARQLSALAADGRSLAALRDEAESGSVETPAPEGPLTPVAVVPTTLTGADLSAGGSLVVLPRSASPTGQPVVASWSVPPTLVLEDPNLFETTPLGPLAGSAMNGFNKGLETVYARRGSPVTDATATHGLRHLASGLPELDGDDPTAVDRAVVGMVLVQYESRINVVHAFGQALSRRYPVQQGVAHAVMVPHVLAFLFDRVDGRRRLLAEGLGLSVEGRSDAEVAADVVDAVTEVRDALGVATRLRELDGVHRNDLRAIAEYVAVNGVLDEAPSDLDVDVDAAEAVLNAAW from the coding sequence GTGTTTCAGACGGCCGATTCCTTCGAGTTCGAGTATCGGGGCGGCGACGTGGTGTACGGCCGGGGCCGCGTCGCGGAGCTCGGCGACCGACTCCGGTCACGCGGGTTCGAGCGGGCGCTGCTGGTTTGCGGGTCCAACGTCGGCGCAAACGACGCGCTGATGGAGCCCGTGCGACGAGGTCTCGGCGACGCGCTCGCAGACGTCTTCGACAAGACTACCTCCGCGAAGTCAGTCGAGACTGCCTACGATGCCGTCGAGGCAATGCGGGAGGCGGACGCAGACGTAATCGTCGGCCTGGGCGGCGGCAGCAGCCTCAACGTCGCCAGACAGCTCAGCGCACTGGCGGCGGACGGCCGCTCGCTCGCGGCGCTGCGCGACGAGGCCGAGTCGGGGAGCGTCGAGACACCCGCCCCTGAGGGCCCGCTCACTCCCGTCGCGGTCGTTCCGACGACGCTGACCGGCGCGGACCTCTCCGCCGGCGGCAGCCTCGTCGTTCTCCCGCGGTCGGCGTCCCCCACCGGCCAACCCGTCGTCGCGAGCTGGTCGGTGCCGCCTACGTTGGTGCTCGAGGATCCCAACCTGTTCGAGACGACGCCGCTCGGTCCACTCGCGGGCTCCGCGATGAACGGGTTCAACAAGGGACTGGAGACAGTCTACGCCCGTAGGGGGTCGCCGGTCACCGACGCGACGGCGACACACGGGCTGCGTCACCTCGCCTCCGGGCTCCCCGAACTCGACGGAGACGACCCGACTGCGGTCGACCGCGCGGTTGTCGGGATGGTCCTCGTCCAGTACGAGAGTCGAATCAACGTCGTCCACGCGTTCGGACAGGCGCTCTCGCGCCGATACCCGGTCCAGCAGGGGGTCGCCCACGCGGTGATGGTGCCGCACGTGCTCGCGTTCCTCTTCGACCGCGTCGACGGGCGGCGACGCCTCCTCGCGGAGGGACTCGGTCTCTCCGTCGAAGGTCGCTCCGACGCGGAGGTAGCGGCGGATGTAGTCGACGCCGTGACCGAGGTACGAGACGCCCTCGGCGTGGCGACGCGCCTCCGGGAGCTCGATGGCGTCCACCGCAATGACCTTCGAGCGATCGCCGAGTACGTCGCCGTCAACGGCGTCCTCGACGAGGCGCCATCCGACCTCGACGTGGACGTCGACGCCGCCGAGGCGGTTCTCAACGCGGCGTGGTGA